One Megalops cyprinoides isolate fMegCyp1 chromosome 4, fMegCyp1.pri, whole genome shotgun sequence genomic window carries:
- the golga1 gene encoding golgin subfamily A member 1 has translation MFAKLKKKIAEEAATAPRSGGRIPRSISKESITSVGADSGDDFASDGSSSRDDLSSQLLRRNDQIRKLEAKLSDYAEQLRLMQKTKDKLEIALEKHQDSSMRKLQEQNETYQANRAKMAEGMALALEKKDQEWMDKMTLLEQEKGTLAARLDEMTEQSLSLFQKRDDLDELEGFQQQELAKVKHMLLRKEEQLGQRERELQQQAGELQAARRGLAEAQAKLLQLTEEQQESSRLNAELQAEREELLGVREEAEKKITELEGRGQELQNVILQVSADFQKSQSMVVSLEKSLHSLQAEHEALTLQHEQHKQKVAVADEEKDRLVSDLQEKVSSLERRLQGNLTEDEHLRELLREKAALEQKVEETRAELLEARTAQADAVSSLEAQVSRLNSKVAELQTLLKHKDESASAYRERTEAQISALEQQAQDSGEKLKSSEQQVAEKDAHIQKLQAEWGAEREHLHQQGLEKAGHLEAQIAALETARDIDRTTAQHRISELERENEGLRQGRCEVESALKSRTEALEQARAELGSRQTVSVEIAKALEETRGQKEKLQQQVEEVTSALRTKEEELAKVTEQLGQREAELRALREELQAAQTDAEGLRRQAEERDREKDTQMALLREEILTQTQQLDACQSRVSVLEVEVETLTEQLRAPEDCGKEQNGSVTVDDLAQVQKMNKELEQQLSEKNKTIKQLQQRLAELKRTLQKELKLKPDPELEGKERPQEGKAEKPEGQDRLCSEAPPHSHSNAATVTNNSDLNDSREINFEYLKHVVLKFMSSREAEAYQLIKAVSVLLNFTREEENMLKETLEYKMSWFGSKPSPKGIIRPSISGAPAHWS, from the exons ATGTTTGCCAAACTAAAGAAGAAGATCGCGGAGGAGGCGGCTACTGCCCCCCGCTCGGGCGGACGCATACCCCGCTCCATCAGTAAGGAGTCCATCACCTCCGTGGGAGCTGACTCCGGGGACGACTTC GCCTCTGACGGCAGCAGCTCCAGGGATGACCTCTCCTCTCAGCTGCTCAGGAGGAACGACCAGATCCGCAAGCTGGAGGCCAAACTCTCAG ACTACGCTGAGCAGCTGCGACTTATGCAGAAGACCAAGGACAAGCTTGAGATTGCGTTAGAAAAACATCAGGATT CATCCATGAGGAAACTGCAGGAACAGAATGAGACGTACCAGGCCaacagagccaaaatggcggAAGGCATGGCTCTGGCCCTTGAGAAGAAGGATCAG GAGTGGATGGACAAGATGACACTCCTGGAGCAG GAGAAGGGTACGCTGGCGGCCCGGCTGGACGAGATGACGGAGCAAAGTCTCAGCCTGTTCCAGAAGAGGGACGACCTGGACGAGCTGGAGGGCttccagcagcaggagctggccAAGGTCAAACACATG ctgctgaggaaggaggagcagctgggCCAGCGCGAGCGggagctccagcagcaggcaggggaGCTCCAGGCTGCCCGCAGGGGGCTGGCCGAAGCCCAGGccaagctgctgcagctgacgGAAGAGCAGCAGGAAAGCTCCAGGCTTAACGCGGAGCTGCAGGCCGAAAG GGAGGAGCTCCTTGGTGTCAGAGAGGAAGCTGAGAAAAAGATCACGGAGCTGGAGGGGAGAGGTCAGGAGCTTCAGAACGTCATCCTGCAGGTGTCCGCAGACTTCCAGAAG TCCCAGAGCATGGTGGTGTCCCTGGAGAAGTCCCTCCACTCCCTGCAGGCAGAACACGAGGCTCTTACACTGCAGCACGAGCAGCACAAACAGAAG GTGGCGGTGGCCGATGAGGAGAAGGACCGGCTGGTGTCAGACCTGCAGGAGAAGGTGTCCTCCCTGGAAAGGCGTCTGCAGGGGAACCTGACGGAGGACGAACACCTGCGGGAGCTGCTCAGAGAG AAGGCGGCTCTGGAGCAGAAGGTGGAGGAGACACGGGCGGAGCTTCTGGAGGCTCGCACCGCCCAGGCGGACGCAGTCAGCTCCTTGGAGGCTCAG GTGTCCCGGCTCAACAGCAAGGTGGCGGAGCTGCAGACGCTTCTGAAGCACAAGGACGAAAGCGCCAGCGCCTACAGAGAGAGGACCGAGGCGCAG ATCAGCGCTCTGGAGCAGCAAGCGCAGGACAGCGGCGAGAAGCTGAAGAGCAGCGAGCAGCAGGTGGCCGAGAAAGACGCGCACATCCAGAAGCTG caggCGGAGTGGGGCGCGGAGAGGGAACACCTGCACCAGCAGGGCCTGGAGAAGGCGGGCCATCTGGAGGCGCAGATCGCAGCCCTGGAGACAGCGCGGGACATCGACCGGACCACCGCCCAGCACCGCATC AGCGAGCTGGAGCGGGAGAACGAGGGCCTCCGCCAGGGCAGGTGTGAGGTGGAGAGCGCTCTGAAGAGCCGGACGGAGGCGCTGGAGCAGGCCAGA GCGGAGCTGGGCAGCCGGCAGACAGTCAGCGTGGAGATTGCCAAGGCCCTGGAGGAGACCAGGGGACAGAAGGAGaagctccagcagcag GTCGAGGAGGTGACATCCGCACTCAGGAccaaggaggaggagctggccaaGGTCACCGAGCAGCTGGGGCAGAGGGAGGCGGAGCTACGTGCTCTAAGGGAAG AGCTGCAGGCTGCGCAGACGGACGCAGAGGGTCTgcgcagacaggcagaggagcgGGACAGGGAGAAGGACACCCAGATGGCCCTCCTGAGGGAAGAGATTCTGACGCAGACGCAGCAGCTGGATGCCTGCCAGTCTCGG GTGTCGGTcttggaggtggaggtggagacgCTGACCGAGCAGCTGCGTGCCCcggaggattgtgggaaggaGCAGAATGGGTCTGTGACGGTGGATGACTTGGCTCAAGTGCAGAAGATGAacaaggagctggagcagcagttGAGTGAGAAAAACAAG ACGAtaaaacagctgcagcagagactgGCAGAGCTGAAGAGGACACTGCAGAAGGAACTG AAGCTGAAGCCAGACCCGGAGCTCGAGGGGAAGGAGAGACCGCAGGAGGGGAAGGCTGAGAAGCCGGAGGGGCAGGACAGGCTGTGCTCCGAGGCCCCGCCCCACAGCCACTCCAACGCCGCCACCGTCACCAACAACTCGGACCTCAACGACTCCCGCGAGATCAACTTCGAGTATCTCAAACACGTGGTGCTGAAGTTCATGTCCTCCAGGGAGGCTGAG gcgtACCAGCTTATAaaagctgtctctgtgctgctaaACTTCACTCGTGAGGAGGAGAACATGCTCAAAGAGACGCTGGAATACAAG atgtCGTGGTTTGGATCAAAGCCCTCTCCAAAAGGCATCATTCGGCCATCTATTTCAGGAGCCCCGGCTCACTGGAGCTGA